CCTGGTGCGCGCGCGGGCCGACAGTCCGTTGCTGAGCGACCTGCGCGTGGCGCTGCCGCATGTGCTCGACAACGTGAAGCGCGTCACCGAAGGGTGGCCGGTGGCGCTGTCGTACGACGGCCCGGAGCCCGCGGCGGCCGACCTGCTGCGCGGTGCCCGCGGCTTCAGCACCGGCGAGTTCGCCGTGCCCACCGAACTGCTCGAGCGCGCCAACACCGTCGTGCGCGCCCTGCCCGAGCAGCTCCCGGTCATCCGTCAGGGACTCAGTGACCAGGGCGGTCCGCCGTCGCTGCTGCTCGACACCGAACTCACGGAGTCGTGGCTCGTGGGCTTCTTGCGCGAGGAGCTGGCGCGGCGCGGCTTCGGCAAGGCGGTGATCGGCATGTCGGGCGGCGTTGATTCCGCCGTGTCGGCGTTCCTCGCCGTCGAGGCCCTCGGCCGCGAGAACGTGATCGGCGTGCGGCTCCCGTACCGCACCTCCAGCCGGGAATCGCTCGACCACGCGCAGCTCGTGATCGACGCGCTGAGCATCGAATCGCGTACGGTGGACATCACCGCGGCGGTAGACGGCTACCTGGCACACGAGCCCGAGGCCGATGCGCAGCGCCGCGGGAACGTCATGGCCCGGCAGCGCATGATCGCGCTCTTTGACCTGTCGGCGCGCTATCGGGCGCTCCCCATTGGCACCGGCAACAAGACGGAGCGCCTGCTGGGGTACTTCACCTGGCACGCCGACGACTCGCCGCCGGTGAACCCCATTGGGGATCTGTACAAAACGCAGGTCTGGCAGCTGGCGCATCACCTGGGCGTGCCCGATGTGGTGGTCAACAAGGCGCCCACGGCCGACCTGGTGGTGGGCCAGACCGACGAGGGCGATCTGGGGATCAGCTACGCGCGCGCCGACCAGATCCTCAACGGCATGCTGCACGGCTTCACGCACGAGGCGTTGCGGGCCCGTGGCTTCA
This DNA window, taken from Gemmatimonas sp., encodes the following:
- a CDS encoding NAD+ synthase, with translation MPGDPIRPLTLALCQFAPRKGDTAGNLARIGRLCAQAAALEPRPQVVHFPETALSGYFVEGGVREVACTAGSLSYDLDDAYRTACASAGLDVLPLDVVIGFYERWRDTLHNSAAYLSIGLDDGPPKVRHVHRKNYLPTYGLFDEERFVERGSDIRAFETPWGKAALLVCEDAWHSLSGTIAALDGAQVVFISSAAPARGPWPRTDGVPGPNSAARWERLIRDIAEEHGVFASFVNLVGSEGGKRFFGTSHLVGPGGDIRGRAPVWDESFVSISVDLDDLVRARADSPLLSDLRVALPHVLDNVKRVTEGWPVALSYDGPEPAAADLLRGARGFSTGEFAVPTELLERANTVVRALPEQLPVIRQGLSDQGGPPSLLLDTELTESWLVGFLREELARRGFGKAVIGMSGGVDSAVSAFLAVEALGRENVIGVRLPYRTSSRESLDHAQLVIDALSIESRTVDITAAVDGYLAHEPEADAQRRGNVMARQRMIALFDLSARYRALPIGTGNKTERLLGYFTWHADDSPPVNPIGDLYKTQVWQLAHHLGVPDVVVNKAPTADLVVGQTDEGDLGISYARADQILNGMLHGFTHEALRARGFSSDELTTVSRRLNGTHWKRRPPAVALLSQSGIGESYLRPVDY